Proteins encoded together in one Roseibacterium elongatum DSM 19469 window:
- a CDS encoding META domain-containing protein has translation MRRFMALAALACGLAAPVAATAERVAIQSWQNREYACFDGGYLAASCPGNRAHVFEIERLGGNEVAFRDPASGRYLRAGVTENALMALGGDRIGGWERFEMTQTGGTFHLRSVQNGQYVRAGIGQQTLFGAVSPHARGWEEFRIFPVGTPSEVSLENDHETPVLFAGAWVLDRVLDASGQDVRFNDRMARMRPVEIDAQGRLHFTFGCNQINGQLLQRGDRIGVAGGGVMTTRMACPGPEMELERIVSASFASAAHFAINGNRWSLRDANHQLRLEFVRQ, from the coding sequence ATGCGCCGTTTCATGGCCCTTGCCGCGCTTGCCTGCGGGCTTGCTGCCCCTGTTGCCGCCACTGCCGAACGGGTGGCGATCCAATCCTGGCAGAACCGCGAATATGCCTGTTTCGATGGCGGCTATCTTGCCGCCAGTTGCCCCGGCAACCGCGCCCATGTCTTCGAGATCGAACGCCTTGGCGGAAACGAAGTGGCGTTCCGCGATCCGGCCTCGGGGCGGTATCTAAGGGCGGGCGTCACGGAAAACGCGCTGATGGCCCTGGGCGGGGATCGCATCGGTGGGTGGGAGCGTTTCGAGATGACCCAGACGGGCGGCACGTTCCACCTCCGATCGGTGCAGAACGGCCAATATGTGCGCGCCGGGATCGGGCAGCAGACGCTGTTCGGGGCCGTCTCGCCCCATGCGCGCGGTTGGGAAGAGTTCCGCATTTTCCCGGTCGGCACCCCGTCGGAGGTTTCCTTGGAAAACGACCACGAAACACCCGTCCTTTTCGCCGGCGCCTGGGTGCTGGACCGCGTGCTCGATGCCTCGGGGCAGGATGTCCGCTTCAACGACCGCATGGCCCGCATGCGCCCGGTCGAGATCGACGCGCAGGGGCGGCTGCATTTCACCTTCGGCTGCAACCAGATCAACGGCCAACTGCTGCAACGCGGCGACCGGATCGGCGTCGCCGGCGGCGGGGTCATGACCACGCGCATGGCCTGCCCCGGCCCCGAGATGGAGCTTGAGCGCATCGTCTCGGCGAGCTTTGCCAGCGCCGCGCATTTCGCGATCAACGGCAACCGGTGGAGCCTTCGCGACGCCAATCACCAACTGCGGCTGGAATTCGTCCGCCAGTAA
- a CDS encoding class I SAM-dependent methyltransferase, translating into MSYFSDYLKRTDDRLLSKWVHYFEVYEREMTRFRQHPISFLEIGVFKGGSIPMWKGFFADGSRLTFVDIDPDCARHAEDGTSVEIGNQADPGFLADLAAKHGPFDVILDDGSHVCAHQIASFEALWPHVSDRGIYVVEDCHSSYWPGFGGGYRNEASWIEYAKRLVDRMHSWYTDQDAMFPFDEIAKELQGVRFYDSITVAEKRHKADPPTTIYAQNGKVTLSRRALEVRGRKSAFAGKDGT; encoded by the coding sequence ATGAGCTATTTTTCCGATTATCTCAAGCGCACCGATGATCGGCTGCTCTCGAAATGGGTGCATTATTTCGAGGTCTACGAGCGCGAGATGACCCGGTTTCGCCAGCACCCGATCTCGTTTCTGGAAATCGGCGTGTTCAAGGGCGGCTCGATCCCGATGTGGAAAGGGTTCTTTGCCGACGGATCGCGCCTGACCTTCGTCGATATCGACCCCGATTGTGCCCGGCACGCCGAGGACGGAACCAGTGTCGAGATCGGCAACCAGGCCGATCCGGGCTTTCTGGCCGATCTGGCGGCGAAACACGGGCCCTTCGACGTGATCCTTGATGACGGCAGCCATGTCTGCGCCCACCAGATCGCCAGCTTCGAGGCGCTTTGGCCCCATGTCAGCGATCGCGGTATCTACGTGGTCGAGGATTGCCATAGCTCGTACTGGCCCGGATTTGGTGGCGGTTATCGTAACGAGGCAAGCTGGATCGAATACGCCAAGCGCCTCGTGGACCGGATGCATAGCTGGTACACCGATCAGGACGCGATGTTTCCCTTCGACGAGATCGCGAAGGAGTTGCAGGGTGTGCGGTTCTACGACTCGATCACCGTGGCCGAGAAACGGCACAAGGCCGACCCACCGACCACGATCTACGCGCAGAACGGCAAGGTGACGCTGTCGCGCCGCGCGCTCGAGGTGCGGGGCCGCAAATCGGCCTTTGCCGGCAAGGACGGCACCTGA
- a CDS encoding DUF1244 domain-containing protein, whose product MDDKTRTELEAAAFRRLLQHLDERKDVQNIDLMTLSGFCRNCLSRWYQEAAVERGIDMGKEEAREVVYGEPYTEWKAKYQTEASAEQKAAFAKSHPDH is encoded by the coding sequence ATGGACGACAAGACGAGAACCGAGCTGGAAGCCGCCGCCTTTCGCCGGCTGCTGCAACACCTCGATGAACGGAAGGACGTGCAGAATATCGACCTGATGACCCTGTCGGGGTTCTGTCGAAACTGCCTGAGCCGCTGGTATCAGGAAGCCGCTGTCGAGCGCGGCATCGACATGGGCAAGGAAGAAGCCCGCGAGGTGGTCTATGGCGAGCCCTACACGGAGTGGAAAGCCAAGTACCAGACCGAGGCGAGCGCCGAGCAGAAAGCCGCCTTTGCGAAATCGCACCCGGATCACTGA
- the rplT gene encoding 50S ribosomal protein L20, translating to MSRTKGGTVTHRRHKKVIDQAKGYYGARSRNFRTATQAVDKANQYATRDRKARKRQFRSLWIQRINAAVRAHDESLTYSRFINGLALAGIEVDRKVLADLAVHEPEAFGAIVDQAKAAL from the coding sequence ATGTCCCGCACCAAAGGTGGAACCGTCACCCATCGCCGCCACAAGAAGGTTATCGACCAGGCCAAAGGTTACTATGGCGCCCGGTCGCGCAACTTCCGCACGGCGACCCAGGCCGTCGACAAGGCCAACCAGTACGCCACGCGCGATCGCAAGGCCCGCAAGCGTCAGTTCCGGTCGCTCTGGATCCAGCGCATCAACGCCGCCGTGCGCGCCCATGATGAAAGCCTGACCTATTCGCGTTTCATCAACGGTCTGGCGCTGGCCGGTATCGAGGTCGACCGCAAGGTTCTGGCCGATCTGGCCGTGCACGAGCCCGAGGCATTCGGCGCCATCGTGGATCAGGCCAAGGCCGCGCTCTGA
- a CDS encoding TRAP transporter substrate-binding protein, which translates to MLPRLTALILASALAGVLPLAGPVAAQDADPEVTLRFQHFVSPLSANPSHFMEPWAQAIEDQSGGRIAVEIYPFMQLGGAAPSQYDLIRDGAIDGGWVIPGYQPGRFPEAEALELPFMVTKSGEEASRAAWRFTQEYLMDDFADVHLIAAHMHGRGLMHVNGPAIEDIADLDGLRLRGPSRPATLLLERLGATPVGMPVPAFPEALARGVVDGGVITWEMSPSLRLDELVQSHTDVAGDRSLYNLYFIWAMNRDVYEGLPEDLRAVIDANSGMMASAWAGRAHDIGDAEGRAAMEAAGNEIATLSEDVTAQDPRPRRRGDAGLDRRGHGTGPRGAALVDSVRRYVAEETGTGTVPLAE; encoded by the coding sequence ATGCTGCCCCGTCTTACCGCCTTGATCCTTGCTTCGGCGCTTGCAGGCGTGCTGCCTTTGGCCGGACCCGTCGCCGCGCAGGACGCAGACCCCGAGGTTACCCTGCGGTTCCAGCATTTCGTCTCGCCGCTCTCGGCGAACCCCAGCCATTTCATGGAGCCTTGGGCGCAGGCGATCGAGGATCAGTCGGGCGGCCGCATCGCGGTCGAGATCTACCCGTTCATGCAATTGGGAGGCGCCGCCCCCAGCCAGTATGACCTGATCCGCGACGGGGCGATCGATGGTGGCTGGGTGATTCCCGGCTATCAGCCGGGCCGGTTCCCCGAGGCCGAGGCGCTGGAGCTGCCCTTCATGGTGACGAAATCCGGCGAAGAGGCCAGCCGTGCCGCCTGGCGCTTCACGCAGGAATACCTGATGGACGATTTCGCCGATGTGCACCTGATCGCGGCGCATATGCACGGGCGCGGCCTGATGCATGTGAACGGCCCCGCCATCGAGGACATCGCGGATCTTGACGGGCTGCGCCTGCGCGGGCCCTCGCGGCCGGCGACGCTATTGCTGGAGCGCCTTGGGGCGACGCCGGTGGGCATGCCCGTGCCCGCCTTCCCCGAGGCGCTGGCGCGCGGAGTTGTGGATGGCGGCGTGATCACGTGGGAGATGTCGCCGTCGCTGCGGCTGGACGAACTGGTGCAAAGCCATACCGACGTGGCCGGCGACCGGTCGCTCTACAACCTCTATTTCATCTGGGCTATGAACCGCGACGTCTACGAGGGGCTGCCCGAGGACCTGCGCGCGGTGATCGACGCCAATTCCGGCATGATGGCCAGCGCATGGGCCGGGCGCGCCCATGATATCGGCGATGCCGAAGGCCGCGCCGCGATGGAAGCGGCCGGCAACGAGATCGCGACTTTGTCCGAAGACGTGACCGCCCAGGATCCGCGCCCTCGGCGAAGAGGTGACGCAGGCCTGGATCGAAGAGGTCACGGCACGGGGCCTCGCGGGGCGGCGCTGGTCGACTCGGTTCGCCGCTACGTTGCAGAGGAAACCGGCACCGGCACGGTGCCCCTGGCGGAATAG
- the rpmI gene encoding 50S ribosomal protein L35 — protein MPKMKTKSSAKKRFKVTGTGKVVAAQAGKRHGMIKRTNKFIRNARGTTTLSEPDAKIVKSYMPYDR, from the coding sequence ATGCCGAAGATGAAGACGAAATCGAGCGCCAAGAAGCGCTTCAAGGTGACGGGCACCGGCAAGGTGGTCGCTGCTCAGGCCGGCAAACGGCACGGGATGATCAAGCGGACGAACAAGTTCATCCGCAACGCACGCGGGACGACGACCCTGTCCGAACCCGATGCGAAGATCGTCAAGTCCTACATGCCCTACGACCGCTGA
- the yaaA gene encoding peroxide stress protein YaaA: protein MLTVISPAKRLDWAPRKAEMTTPVFQDQADDLADVARGLSVGELQKLMSISEDLAKLNAERFARYSEEPEDLRPAALAFAGDTYAGLEATSLDADDLRFAQDRLRILSGLYGVLRPLDAMRPYRLEMGTRLATPRGKTLYDWWGDRIAEALNAQARALGTDTLINCASVEYFTAADRAALTLKVITPVFLEDKPGGPKIVSFYAKKARGAMARFITERRLTDPAGIVEFDLGGYRHAPELSQPDKPAFLRAEASAKAA from the coding sequence ATGCTGACCGTCATTTCCCCTGCGAAACGTCTCGATTGGGCGCCCCGCAAAGCTGAAATGACCACGCCTGTCTTCCAGGATCAGGCCGATGACCTGGCTGATGTCGCGCGCGGCCTTTCGGTTGGCGAGTTGCAAAAGCTGATGAGCATTTCCGAGGATCTGGCCAAGCTGAACGCTGAACGCTTTGCGCGCTATTCCGAAGAGCCTGAAGATCTGCGCCCCGCGGCGCTGGCCTTTGCGGGCGACACCTATGCCGGACTGGAGGCGACCAGCCTCGACGCCGACGATCTGCGCTTTGCCCAGGATCGTTTGCGCATTCTCTCGGGGCTTTACGGGGTGCTGCGTCCGCTCGACGCGATGCGCCCCTACCGTCTGGAAATGGGAACGCGGCTGGCCACGCCGCGCGGCAAGACGCTCTATGATTGGTGGGGCGACCGCATTGCCGAGGCGCTTAATGCACAGGCCAGGGCGCTGGGCACCGACACGCTGATAAATTGCGCCTCGGTCGAATACTTCACGGCCGCCGACCGTGCGGCCCTGACGCTCAAGGTCATCACTCCGGTCTTTCTCGAAGACAAGCCCGGCGGTCCCAAGATCGTCAGCTTCTATGCGAAAAAGGCGCGCGGCGCGATGGCCCGGTTCATCACCGAACGCCGCCTGACCGATCCTGCCGGGATTGTCGAGTTCGACCTTGGCGGCTACCGCCACGCGCCCGAGCTCAGCCAGCCGGACAAACCGGCCTTTTTGCGCGCTGAAGCCAGCGCAAAGGCAGCCTGA
- a CDS encoding nitrilase-related carbon-nitrogen hydrolase: MTRYLNLGAAQMASAIGDLDTNLATHHRLIRQAKNLGIDCLVFPELSLAGHYGAENLLNVAMHRDDTRLLDLSKAAGEMEVVVGFIEEGPAAQFYNAAAVLKNGKLVYIHRKLNLPSYGRLIETKYYALGRFVDTHPMPGDWRMGLLICADLYNPALVHLSFLHGATLLTAPISSGREAVGDEFDNPDSWATTMKFYSMMYGAPSIMVNRCGVEEDLTFWGGSRILDPFGRVLAQAGEGEEVIAAKLDYAEVRRARALLPTVRDSNISLVQREMERLTAKLGVPDIVRDEE, from the coding sequence ATGACACGCTATCTGAATCTCGGCGCGGCGCAGATGGCCTCGGCCATCGGGGATCTCGACACGAACCTCGCCACCCATCACAGGCTGATCCGGCAGGCGAAAAATCTCGGGATCGACTGCCTTGTCTTCCCCGAGCTGTCGCTGGCGGGCCATTACGGCGCTGAAAACCTGCTGAACGTGGCGATGCACCGCGACGATACACGGCTGCTCGACCTGTCGAAGGCGGCGGGCGAGATGGAGGTCGTGGTCGGCTTCATCGAGGAAGGCCCCGCCGCGCAGTTCTACAACGCGGCCGCGGTGCTGAAGAACGGCAAGCTGGTCTATATCCACCGCAAGCTGAACCTGCCCAGTTATGGCCGCTTGATCGAGACGAAGTATTACGCGCTGGGCCGCTTCGTCGACACGCACCCGATGCCGGGCGATTGGCGCATGGGGCTGCTGATCTGTGCCGATCTGTATAATCCCGCGCTGGTGCACCTGTCTTTTCTGCACGGGGCGACCCTGCTGACCGCGCCGATTTCTTCGGGGCGCGAGGCCGTGGGGGACGAGTTCGACAACCCCGACAGTTGGGCCACGACGATGAAGTTCTATTCCATGATGTACGGCGCGCCGTCGATCATGGTGAACCGCTGCGGCGTCGAGGAAGATCTAACCTTCTGGGGCGGCTCGCGCATCCTCGACCCGTTCGGCCGCGTTCTGGCGCAGGCGGGCGAGGGCGAAGAGGTGATCGCGGCGAAACTCGACTATGCCGAGGTGCGCCGCGCCCGCGCCCTCTTGCCCACCGTGCGCGACAGCAATATCAGCCTCGTCCAGCGCGAGATGGAGCGGTTGACCGCGAAACTGGGCGTGCCCGATATCGTCCGCGACGAGGAATGA
- the pheS gene encoding phenylalanine--tRNA ligase subunit alpha: protein MDSLRATWLERIGKAGDEAALEEIRVAAIGKKGEISLKMRELGKMTPEERQTAGPALNALKDEVNSALAAKKQALADAALDARLQAEWLDVTLPARHRRAGTIHPVSQVTEEVTAIFADMGFSVAEGPQIETDWYNFDALNIPGHHPARAEMDTFYTHRAEGDGRPPHVLRTHTSPVQIRHMEAHGAPCRVIAPGRVYRADYDQTHTPMFHQVEGLAIDRDLSMANLKWVLEEFFTAYFGTKVKTRFRASHFPFTEPSAEVDIQCSFEGGTVKVGEGDDWLEVLGSGMVHPKVLQAAGVDPGQWQGFAFGMGIDRIAMLKYGIPDLRAFFDSDLRWLRHYGFSALQVPAVHSGV from the coding sequence TTGGACAGCTTGCGCGCCACCTGGCTGGAGCGGATCGGTAAGGCGGGCGACGAGGCCGCGCTGGAAGAAATCCGCGTGGCGGCCATCGGCAAGAAGGGCGAGATCAGCCTCAAGATGCGCGAGCTGGGCAAGATGACGCCCGAGGAACGCCAGACCGCCGGCCCCGCGCTGAACGCCCTGAAGGACGAGGTGAACAGCGCGCTGGCCGCCAAGAAACAGGCGCTGGCCGATGCCGCGCTGGATGCCCGCCTGCAGGCCGAGTGGCTCGACGTGACCCTGCCCGCGCGCCACCGCCGCGCCGGCACCATCCACCCCGTCAGCCAAGTGACCGAAGAGGTCACGGCGATTTTCGCCGATATGGGCTTCTCGGTGGCCGAGGGCCCGCAGATCGAGACCGACTGGTACAATTTCGACGCGCTGAACATCCCCGGCCACCATCCCGCCCGCGCGGAGATGGACACGTTCTATACCCACCGCGCCGAGGGGGATGGCCGCCCGCCCCACGTGCTGCGCACCCACACCAGCCCCGTGCAGATCCGCCATATGGAGGCGCATGGCGCGCCCTGCCGCGTGATCGCCCCGGGCCGCGTCTATCGCGCCGATTACGACCAGACGCACACGCCCATGTTCCACCAGGTCGAGGGGCTGGCCATCGACCGTGACCTATCCATGGCGAACCTGAAATGGGTGTTGGAGGAATTCTTCACCGCCTATTTCGGCACCAAGGTCAAAACCCGCTTCCGCGCCTCGCATTTCCCCTTCACCGAACCCTCCGCCGAGGTCGATATCCAGTGCTCCTTCGAAGGCGGCACCGTGAAAGTGGGCGAGGGTGACGACTGGCTGGAAGTGCTGGGCAGCGGCATGGTGCACCCCAAGGTGCTACAGGCAGCGGGCGTGGACCCGGGCCAGTGGCAGGGCTTTGCCTTCGGCATGGGGATCGACCGCATCGCGATGCTGAAATACGGGATTCCCGATTTGCGGGCATTCTTTGATTCAGACCTGCGCTGGCTGCGGCATTATGGGTTCAGCGCGTTGCAGGTGCCGGCGGTGCATAGCGGGGTGTGA
- a CDS encoding N-formylglutamate amidohydrolase, giving the protein MTAPFHIEGSDRDSRWVVTCDHASNRVPPEVANGDLGLPPEDMARHIAYDVGAAGVARSLAAALNAPVILSDFSRLVIDPNRGEDDPTLLMKIYDGSIIPANRHAEAAEIERRLDLFHRPYHRALEGLLAARTDPVIVSIHSFTRQLRGHAARPWHVGVLYAGDTRLALPLLARLNDDPDLCVGDNAPYSGHLPNDALDRHGVQPGRPHVLIELRNDLIAQEADQVAWGARLAPMLDAALKISEV; this is encoded by the coding sequence GTGACCGCCCCGTTTCATATCGAAGGCAGCGACCGGGACAGCCGCTGGGTCGTGACCTGCGACCATGCTTCGAATCGCGTCCCGCCCGAGGTGGCAAACGGCGATCTGGGCCTGCCGCCCGAGGACATGGCCCGACACATCGCCTATGATGTCGGCGCGGCGGGTGTGGCGCGCAGCCTGGCTGCAGCGCTGAACGCCCCGGTGATCCTGTCGGATTTCTCGCGCCTGGTGATCGACCCCAACCGGGGCGAGGACGATCCGACCCTGCTGATGAAGATCTATGACGGGTCGATCATTCCCGCGAACCGGCACGCCGAAGCCGCCGAGATCGAACGGCGGCTGGACCTGTTTCATCGACCCTACCATCGCGCGCTCGAGGGGCTGCTTGCGGCGCGCACGGACCCGGTGATCGTGTCGATCCATTCCTTCACGCGACAACTGCGCGGGCACGCAGCACGCCCGTGGCATGTGGGTGTCCTTTATGCCGGGGATACGCGCCTGGCCCTGCCGCTCTTGGCGCGGCTGAACGACGATCCCGACCTGTGCGTCGGCGACAACGCGCCCTATTCCGGGCATCTGCCCAACGACGCGCTGGACCGTCACGGCGTGCAACCGGGCCGGCCGCATGTACTGATCGAGCTGCGCAACGACCTGATCGCGCAAGAGGCCGATCAGGTGGCTTGGGGCGCAAGGCTGGCCCCCATGCTTGACGCCGCGTTGAAGATTTCCGAGGTCTGA
- a CDS encoding HAD family hydrolase, translating to MTPDLVIFDCDGVLVDSEPLSNRVLVDNLARHGLTLTLDQAMGLFVGGTMAGVGAKARDLGADLPDDWVDRIYAETYARLREGVDPIPGISALLDRLDAAGLPYCVASNGSEEKMAITLGATGLAPRFEGRRYSAHTLGTAKPDPALFQHAARACGVAPERCIVVEDSATGAEAARRANMPCLGYAPTGDGARLSAQGARIIRDMAEIAAMLGLPAARVEPAPK from the coding sequence CAACCGGGTGCTGGTGGACAACCTCGCGCGTCACGGCCTGACGCTGACGCTGGACCAGGCGATGGGCCTGTTCGTCGGCGGCACGATGGCCGGGGTGGGGGCCAAGGCCCGCGACCTCGGGGCCGATCTGCCCGATGACTGGGTCGACCGGATCTATGCCGAAACCTACGCCAGGCTGCGCGAGGGGGTGGACCCGATCCCGGGTATTTCGGCGCTGCTCGACAGGCTCGACGCCGCCGGTCTGCCCTATTGCGTGGCGTCCAACGGCAGCGAGGAAAAGATGGCGATCACGCTGGGCGCGACCGGGTTGGCACCGCGTTTTGAGGGGCGCCGGTATTCGGCCCATACGCTTGGCACCGCCAAGCCGGACCCGGCGCTGTTCCAGCATGCGGCCCGCGCGTGTGGCGTCGCGCCAGAGCGCTGCATTGTGGTCGAGGACAGCGCTACGGGGGCCGAGGCCGCCCGCCGCGCCAACATGCCCTGTCTTGGCTATGCGCCCACGGGTGACGGGGCGCGTCTGTCGGCGCAGGGGGCGCGGATCATTCGGGATATGGCCGAGATTGCCGCCATGCTCGGTCTTCCCGCCGCGCGTGTGGAACCAGCGCCGAAATAA
- the recQ gene encoding DNA helicase RecQ — protein MLETRPDASALLSQVFGFPGFRPGQEEIVGAVAAGHNVLAIMPTGGGKSLCFQLPALMRTGVTVVISPLIALMRDQVRGLRELGVEAGALTSGNTPEETDAVWQALDEGRLKLLYIAPERLASSGAERLLTRAGVSLIAVDEAHCVSQWGHDFRPDYLRIGALRRALGVPLAAFTATADAETRAEIVNRLFDGAPPETFLRGFDRPNLSLAFEVKNQPRQQILSYAAARKGQSGIVYCGTRAKTEALAAALREAGHSACHYHGGMEAQDRRHVEHRFATEDGLIVVATVAFGMGVDKPDIRWVAQADLPKSIEAYYQEIGRAGRDGAPADTLTLYGPDDIRFRRQQIDEGLAPPERKAADHARLNALLGLAEAITCRRQKLLGYFGEEAQPCGNCDLCTQAPETFDATTAVRKALSAILRTGEYFGTGHLIDILLGNPTDKVQARGHDRLPTFGVGTDFNRRGWQAVFRQMMGHDLVRPDPARHGALRMTEAARPILKGEAEITLRRDTIAKSASRRPAARMLVSDEDAPLLSALKAKRRALAEAARVPAYVIFTDRTLIEMAETRPQTLDDVARISGVGATKLERYGDAFLGVITGEAAAPLHPARRKLAGRAAGSLYDRLLAVQTDLARGDTGLDKPLSCSPAQLAKLADLRPSDRSTVERLLGERRAERYADAFLDVLREAG, from the coding sequence ATGCTGGAGACCCGCCCAGACGCATCCGCCCTCCTCTCGCAGGTCTTTGGCTTTCCGGGGTTCCGCCCCGGCCAGGAAGAGATCGTCGGCGCCGTCGCCGCGGGCCATAACGTGTTGGCCATCATGCCGACGGGGGGCGGCAAATCCTTGTGCTTTCAGTTGCCCGCGCTGATGCGGACGGGCGTCACCGTGGTCATTTCGCCCCTCATTGCGCTGATGCGCGATCAGGTGCGCGGCTTGCGCGAACTGGGGGTCGAGGCCGGCGCGCTGACCTCGGGCAACACACCGGAAGAAACCGATGCCGTGTGGCAAGCCCTTGATGAGGGGCGGCTGAAGCTTCTCTATATCGCGCCCGAGCGGCTTGCCTCGTCGGGGGCCGAACGTCTGCTGACCCGCGCGGGGGTGTCACTGATCGCCGTGGACGAGGCCCATTGCGTCAGCCAGTGGGGCCATGATTTCCGCCCCGACTACCTGCGCATCGGGGCGCTGCGGCGGGCGCTGGGCGTGCCGCTGGCCGCCTTTACCGCCACCGCCGACGCTGAAACGCGGGCCGAAATCGTCAATCGCCTGTTCGACGGTGCGCCGCCCGAAACCTTTCTGCGCGGCTTTGACCGCCCGAACCTGTCGCTGGCCTTCGAGGTCAAGAACCAGCCGCGTCAGCAAATCCTCAGCTATGCCGCCGCCCGCAAGGGCCAGTCCGGCATCGTCTATTGCGGCACCCGCGCCAAGACCGAGGCGTTGGCGGCCGCATTGCGCGAGGCGGGGCATTCGGCCTGTCACTATCACGGCGGGATGGAGGCACAGGACCGTCGCCATGTGGAACACCGCTTCGCGACCGAGGACGGGCTGATCGTGGTCGCCACCGTCGCCTTCGGCATGGGGGTGGACAAGCCCGATATTCGCTGGGTGGCGCAGGCCGATCTGCCCAAAAGCATCGAAGCCTACTACCAGGAGATCGGGCGCGCCGGCCGCGATGGCGCACCGGCCGATACGCTCACGCTCTATGGGCCCGACGATATCCGGTTTCGCCGCCAGCAGATCGACGAGGGCCTGGCCCCGCCGGAACGCAAGGCCGCCGATCACGCGCGCCTGAACGCCCTTCTGGGTCTGGCCGAGGCGATCACCTGCCGCCGTCAGAAGCTGCTGGGGTATTTCGGCGAAGAGGCGCAGCCCTGCGGCAACTGCGATCTGTGCACCCAAGCGCCCGAGACCTTCGATGCCACGACCGCCGTGCGCAAGGCGCTCAGCGCCATTCTGCGGACGGGCGAGTATTTCGGCACCGGCCACCTGATCGACATTCTGCTGGGAAACCCCACCGACAAGGTGCAGGCCCGTGGCCATGATCGTTTGCCGACCTTCGGCGTGGGCACGGATTTCAACCGGCGGGGATGGCAGGCCGTGTTTCGCCAGATGATGGGTCATGATCTGGTGCGCCCCGATCCGGCACGGCACGGCGCGCTGCGCATGACCGAGGCGGCGCGCCCGATCCTCAAGGGCGAGGCCGAGATCACGCTGCGCCGCGACACCATCGCGAAATCCGCCAGCCGCCGCCCCGCCGCCCGGATGCTGGTCTCCGACGAGGACGCGCCGCTCTTGTCCGCGCTCAAGGCCAAGCGCCGCGCCCTGGCCGAGGCGGCGCGCGTTCCGGCCTATGTCATATTTACCGACCGCACCTTGATCGAAATGGCCGAGACACGCCCGCAGACGCTGGACGACGTGGCGCGGATCTCGGGCGTCGGCGCGACCAAGCTGGAGCGCTACGGGGATGCGTTTCTGGGCGTCATCACCGGCGAGGCCGCAGCCCCCCTGCACCCCGCCCGGCGCAAGCTGGCAGGGCGCGCGGCCGGATCCCTCTATGATCGGCTGCTGGCCGTGCAGACCGATCTGGCGCGTGGCGATACGGGCCTCGACAAGCCACTGTCCTGTTCGCCGGCGCAATTGGCGAAACTGGCCGATCTGCGCCCCAGCGACAGGTCCACGGTCGAGCGTCTGTTGGGCGAACGTCGTGCCGAGCGCTACGCCGATGCCTTTCTCGATGTGCTGCGCGAGGCTGGATAA